The DNA window ATAGGCCGTGGCTTGTTCGACAGCACCATGGCCGAGGCCTGTCGACCTCCCGCCGGACGACATGCGCCTTGTCGCCATTCCACCGTTCGATAGGCAGTTACTCCCGCGATTCCCCATCACTGACCTATAATCTTgcgattttccattaaaataataatatttctccaaaaaattCGTGCGTACATGATGTTTATAGGGATGAGCATGCGCAAATGTATCACTGTGTTAATTAACCCAAAGTTGATACTAGCATGAAAGTCCCATCTTCCAAATCCTACAAGTCCACAACTCCCCTCCATCCCCTGTACTCCAAAGTTGTTGCACGTCGGAGGGGAGGGATTGTGGATCATTactgttttaaatttatgaaagCTGTAtgattgtatatttatacatcacatattattattattattattattattattattattttgtcatgcacaatatttttatagataaggTGGGCGATTAAAGTtagcaaataaataataatagtgACAACTATTTAAAATGAGAGGCAGTATTTAAGGCATGAAGGTGACGATGAGGTAGCCAGCTAGGGGGTGGGTCTGTGCATGGTGGACTAGGGATGCGTTCGTCCAACCaactaagagcaaggctaataatatagccaacttgTTGGCTATAAGAATTCTTATAGCCTTCTTTTAGTCCActcatatactccctccatcccgtTATGTTTGTCGTTTCCGACAACCTTGTGAAAATTAAGGAAGCTGTGAAATGACTTTTTTGCCCCTGTGCCTTCTCCTCGTCAACACAGAAATGCCTAACACCTGAAGAAacgccggccaccgcgccaGCTGCGGAGGCTCACCCCCCAGACACTGGTGAGGCCCTCCTCTTGGTCCAAGCACCCCGGAGGAGGGGGATCCCGCACCGGCTTCGCATCGGAAGAAAACGAAAGTGCAGCCGTCGCCGACATCCCAACTGACCGAAGCCGCCGGTGCCCTCCCCCAACACTGCTGCGGCGCCGACGGCATTCCTCTCGAGCCGGTAAATGCCTTCGCCGCCACCCATACTCGCCGGAGCCATCACTGCCACCCCTTCTTCTGGAGCCACCggcaacttcgccattctcttGGGCCATCAACGTtgctgcggcgccggcggcattCTTTCAAGCCCCAACATCCCATTGACACTAACGATGGATGGTGGGGTGGTTAGGCAGCGGAAATTCATCACGCCATGGAAGAAGATGGCACACGAAGGCATCAGTGGTGGCGGATCGTCGACCAATGTCACGACACCATTCCCCCAGCAGCCTCATCCTCAGGTGGTGGAGACATACACACAGCATGCTAGCAATGGCAGTTGCAACCACAACCATGTACAAGACTGCCTCCACCATTCCACTGCCATGGCCACGCGAGCCGGTGTAGCTTCGTCTTCGACGACTCTCTCCCCAAGGTTTGTCTTCTATCAGTACACTATGTCTTAGATTGATCTTGCTctagaataaattttagtgattATTATCAAGTGGAATGGCATTACAACCTCAAGAAATGCATTGCTGCTAACATGGAGTTCTGCTTGTTATGTCGTTCCATCATTCAGAGTTTGTTTGCTGTCTTGTTTATCTagaatttagaattttagacAAATCAAGAGTCTACACTTTGTCTTATGTGATGAATATAATCTCGTTGTTTACAGTTAAACTACTCAAATAAACTGGAGCTTGGCTCGTGCTGTGTTCACAGGGGGTTTGCATTTCAGAAGTGGTCTAAttgattttcagttttttagtTATTCAGTTTTAGTTAGAATGTAGCTGTAGACTCACATTTTGGAAATTAGTTTTGGATGGGCTGTCCATGTGTTGCTATACAttcttcacattttttttccatgtttgGAAGACAGAAATTAAAGTCATGAGCAtgatgatttttatttgattaagccattaattttttatttgataaagcAATTTCTAGTTTGTCAAGGATCACTAGCTGGTGCTAACAGTTCAGCAATACTTTAATTTCTTGTTTGGAGTGTTACAGTTGCAGAAGAAAAATGTGACAATTTTCACTTGTAGTCTGGTTCAGTAAATACCATGGTCAAAATGAAGTCTTGCATTGGTAATTTAGTATGTTACATTTATAGTCAAATGAAGTAATTAGGCGCAAGTAAATTTCATTGTATTTATGTAATTTGGTAAAAGGCTCTGTCTTCTCTCTGTTCTTTAGTTCCATCAATTACTGTAGCAGTTCTTCAGTTTTATGCAGTATCATTTCTTCAGAGAGTGATAGAGCTGAGTTGTGAGATTTAAGTGTTAGGCTAGACAATTGTTAAGATCCTCAATACCCTGATACTTTCAGcaataaagaaatatattCCATTTAATTGTTAAGATCTATACCCTTGCATTTCTTATATAATGATGCTCTTGCAGGGTTGCACAAGGCATGTCTAATATTCGAGGAGAGCAAAGAGGCAAGAAGAGGAAGCCCCCTTGCCTGAGCATGCAAATTTTTAGATCTCCATTGAGCAGAATGTTAGTGTCCCCAAGATTTCAATTACCTGGAGTACGATTAAGGTCACCGTTAGTAGGATATCGAAAATCACCATACGCTCAAAGAAGGATGCCGCATATTGATTTGAATGTGGAAGTAGAAGTAGAAGATGAAGACCCTTGTATTGTTCTTGTTCCTGAACAGAGTATTGTCAACTCTAGTATTGATCAAGTTCCTCAGGAGAATGCACAACATTGGTTTGATCCATGCTTTGATGTCGATGATGTTGTTCCAGTCGCTctagaggatgaagagataGGTGATGCCGATGATGTTGTCCCAGTAACTCTAGAGGAGACAGGTCTTGACCCTGGCTAGGAGAATGTACAACCTCAGTTTGATCCTTTCTTCGActctgatgttgatgatgttgACTCAGTTCCTCAGGAGAATACACAGAGGAATGTCGATCTTGATAATGACAAACGGAGAGCAATATTTGAAGCTATGCTTGTAAAGGCAAGTAAAGGATATTTAAAGGGCCATGAGAGCAAGGAGGTTTCAATGGAATTCTCAGTGTCTATCAGAACTGTACAGCGTATATGGAAAAAAGGCAAAAGTTGTTTGGATCAAGGCATTCCGGTTGATGTTGTGAGTGGAAGATATAGGTGTGGCAGAAAAAAGATGGTGGTGGATGTGTCCAAGCTTGAAGATATTTCGATATCGAACCGTACCACAATACAAGATGTAGCTACCCAACTTGGTGTTAGCAAAAGCAAGGTGCACAGAATGAAAAAAGAAGGTGCTATAAAGCGTGTATTGAGCGCATTGGATCCTTACTTGACagatcaaaacaaaattgacCGGCTAAAGTGGTGTCTTGAAATGCTTGACCCAAGGAGTGTGCCTCACAATCCTGTTTTCAAACCACTATTTGATTACATTTTCATATATGAAAAGTGGTTCAACATCACAAGGAAGACGATGCGATATTACGCAGCTCCAACTGCCGCGAGTCGCAATAGGACaattcaaaacaaaaacttCATCCCCAAAATAATGATCTTAACAGCTCTTGCCAGACCAAGGTTTGACTCAAATGGAAACTACACTTTCAATGGAAAAATTAGATGCTTCCCTTTTGTGACACACATAGCTGCGAAGAGGTCAAGCGTGAACCGTCCTGCAGGGACGATTGAGATGAAGCCCATCGAGTCAATCACAAAGGAAGTAATCCAAAACTTCATGATAGAAAAGGTTTTGCCGGCAGTTCGTGCTAAGTGGCCTCGTGAAGACGCCGACAAACCTATATACATCCAGCAGGATAATGCTCGGCCCCATATTGCAACCGATGATGGAATGTTTTGTGAGACTGCGAAGCAAGACAACTTTAACATCAAACTTGTTTGCCAGCCGGCAAATTCTCCAGATTTGAATGTTTTGATCTAGGTTTCTTCAACTCCATTCAGGTCATCTAGTATAAATCAACCTCAACAACAACAGAAGAACTTGTAGCCGTCGTTGATCGAGCATTTCAAGATTATCTACTGAGGCGGTCAAACaggattttcttttctcttcatgcatgcatgagggAAATCATAAAAGTACATGGTGGCAACTCTTTTGATCTTCCACACATCAAAAAAGGAGTGCTTGAAAGGCAAGGTCACCTTCCTTTGCAACTAAAGTGTGATGCTAAGTCAGTAAATGATGCTAGACTTTCTTTGGGGTATAACTCGCTTTATAAGCCTTGCTCTCAGTGAAATACTCATAGGTTAACTTGCTTGATGTGTTTTGATTAGTGACATTTATATGACTCTCTTTCAGGACAATGGCAGATACCTGAAGATGCTCGTGGTGTTGCtggtttgaaatttttggaagCTGTTGCTGGAGTGCTACTAACTGTTTCTAGTTGCTGGAGGTTTACCTGCTTATCTTTTGCTGAAATAGCACCACTAAATTCATGTCTGCTAGAGTACTTTTTTGAATCGAAGAAGCACAATTATGTACTTTTGAGTCTTTTTTTGGTGTGCTGGAGGTAGAGACCAGATTATCTTTTTGGTGTTATCATACCCATTCTATTTGATATTGTGCTCCATCAGCCCAAAAACAAGTGATTGTTCAGACAATTTTCCTTTTAAGTAATTGCTGCTTGTGAGTTATAAGATCAAGTGTTGTTCCTGTTGGAATCCGAACCCTGAAGAATTTCATGGAGCTGGGAGTGAAAGACTCTTTGGTTCATGTCTGCACTTAGCCTAGATTGCTAATTCTGATGATTGATGATTCTGTAGTGGAGTACTCTAATCAGATAGCTGATCAGCTGGTGACATCCGGTCTCCATGGAAGCAGCAAGCTTGTTGGTTGGTTGCTCTGAATTTAGTTTGGGAATACATATAACAGTATGTCTGATGTAAGTCACTGTGTCTGAATTTAGTTTGGAAAGACATATAACAGTATGTCTGAACTTAGTTTGGCTCTGAATTTGAGTGTTCGTGAGTAATCACGAATGTGGATGGAAAACCTGCTTCAAGCCGGCTGGTTTATTTGTTCATCAAGGTTTCCTCGAAGATATCCTCGCGGAGCGCCGTAGCCATTCAGCTGCGTAGCTCAGCAGCTGAGCGCAGTGGAGGAGAAGCTGTGGGGAGGGGCAAACATGGAATCAGCGCTGGAGATAACACTACGacgtcaaacaaaaagaatGTTTCCAAACTAAACTAGAGCGTCAAATATAACGGGATGGAGGGAGGAATAGTTAGTTGTTTACCATTAGTGTATGACCCACTtgtcactctcacagagtttaTTGGTTTTCGTGCCAgagttggctataagcttatagtccacttctcctctctctcctcctttctctcCTCCACCTAAGTATTTAGccggcttatagcctgctattaaacttgctctaagttaACTCACCcatctcgttttccgcgcgcacgcttcccgaactgctaaacggtgtactttttgtaaaaattttctacagaaaagttgttttaaaaattatattaatatattttatattttataataattaataattaattaatcatgtactaatatattagtacgtTTTCCGCCCCGggaagttaacttaccctctcCTCTCACGAAGCGGCCTAGCCCTGTGTAGTATTTGTCCCTCTCCTCTCACGAAGCGGCCTAGCCCTGTGTAGTATTTGTGGTTGTTCAGTTGTCTAGTTCTTACCTactttctcttattttttttgacgccgttgaattgttaatatacgtttgacccttcgtcttattcaaaaaacttatataattattgactattttattatgatttggtttattactaaattaactttaaatatgatttataattttatatatttggacaaattttttaaataagataaataattaaacataaattaaaaagttaacggtgtcggaaaaaacggagggagtacagtGCTGGAGCTCAACGAGCATCTTGCAAGGCTGGAGTTACGCAAGAAGGTGGGCGACTATTGAATCCGTGCATCTGAAAGTTATCAACGGTGCATACCTGGTGGAGAGACGCAACGAAACAAATCCACTACGTGCCTACAGGTGTGTTCCATGAATGTGTTTAAACTATCAATGGGATGTCTACTCTTCTGTGCATttcatttaaataattatttaaaattttgaacaacATTGATTGagatgtgatatatcacttcataaacatgaaaaattcaaatatgacttctacatgttgcgacaaaaaaaatcaaattaacctttgagtagtatacatatattcatggtaaattttgatttttttctacaaccAATAGAAATGTTATTATAACTTGCATGCTTATATGATCACACATATTTGTGATTACATGTTATGGTCACCTAACTTTAAATCTGTCCTACcgatttttataactatttggaTTACATGTTAGAGATCAAGAGATCTCATCAagagtttaaatttacaaGTTCATAATTGCTTATTTCCCCTGTTACAACGTGCTGATGTTGACAATACAGAACCGTCCCAACTAGTTAGCAATTGCGAGTAGTCAACAAGCACACATATAGGGACACAAAATGCAAAGTTTAATGCATAAATGCAAAAACTTACATATATGTTGCCCTTCTTTGTCTACTGCCACGTACACTTAGAGTACTCGGACAAACTTATCAGAATCCTCCTCCCCATTATAGCGACGAAGAGCATTGATGATGCTTCCGATATAAAAGGTGACCATTGGCCGACTTGAATCTCCCGAGACAAAGCTAACACCAAAACCTTTTAGGAAGTATTAGTTCTTGAAGTCATCTTCAAGATTTCAACGAATAACTATGAAACATTGGACCCGTACTTGGTGCACCAACTTTTATCGAAAAGAGATCCACCTACAATATTTGAGGATATAAGGTTCGACCATAGACAAGGTATACTCGAGAGTCGAGACAATAGCGACAAGAAGGATACCTCAATTTTTAGGTTTGGGCCCTATGATGATGAGTAATAGCCTTACTTATGTCGGTCGTAACCAGTTTCATCATTATACCAATCTCGCATGAGTACAATATAAAAGGAGAAAACCCTACTCTACTCCAGAACTATATCAGCATAGTAGCACGGGAGCAGTTGTCGGCAACTAGACATCATGAGATTTCTCTAATGTTGACTCGATTGGATTTGTATTGCAATGTATTATATTGACTTGTCTTCTAATTGTACCTTAAGGTCTATTGGTCCGAAGATTTATTCTATTATCCTCCGCTGAGTCTCTTGTCCAAGTAAAACTAAGGAGATAAATATGGATCATCCAGGAGAAGCACCATGGCTTTACGGAACTGCCACCATAATTATCTCTTTAACCGTCTTTGGAACACCTGCCCTTCCATAGCAACCTAGCATGATCGTTCACACGTGCTCAACCGCTCAGGGATCCACACACGAAAGAAGACGAGGGCAACGCAGCCACGCTACCGCGTCACAGGCACCGCCACCGTTGATGAGCACCGCTTATCCATGACAGCCTGTCCCTCCCCCACTCTTTCTTCTTTGCATTTATTAGTGGAGAAGTCGAGGGCACTCCAACTCATGTTTGGATGAAAACACGGATGCTGGTTCGTATCCAGGATCAAACTTGACTGTGGGCCCAATAAACCATCACCAATCAAGACAATGCAACAGCCACAAAACCCGGCtatcaaataagaaaaacatgcaAAAGTATACCAAtaactgttttattttttaaatctttttaataaacaattttattactaaaccttgaagaaaaatattttcacgtGTATATCTTTTGGCCACACTAGTATTGGTAGGGTGGTAAAATAACACTGCCATGCAAAATTAGTTGACGATATTgccaaaaaattcatatagtgaaaatattttttagaggtttgtaaaaaaattatttagtaaaaaataaaaaaccccgttatcatttgattttttctattaggattttatttttctgaagtCCCAAAATTCACGTGAATTAGACTTTTTCaatacactttttttttgtaaatagtGTTACGGCATTACCTTGGTCATGCTGCTCACATCATATTTCAATTCAGCTGCATATTTCAACACCATTTTCTCTCAAATTCTACCGATTTCACCCAGGTCTTTATATCAATTCCGAATTTTCGATATTAGCATTTTGAGACCTGGGCCCGGCGGCCAGCCCAGTGGAGATTCCCAACGAGGCACCACCGCATTTGTTCGCATCTGCCCCCTTTACGGACTGGGCAGTGGCTGTAGCCGTACCTTCCCCTCCCCCTAAACCCtagccatggcggcggccaaCCTCCTCTCGCGGGCGCTCCTCCCCTCTCTAAACCCCAACCCAACCGCCCGCCACAACCGCGCGGGCCCTTCGGCCGTgcctctgcgccgccgccacggcctcACGGCCTCCGCCCGCGCGTCCCTCTccacggccgcgccggcggcggtggcggccgacgGCAAGCGCTGCTTCCAGCGCGGCGCCGATGGCCACCTTTGCTGCGAGGGGGTGAGGGTGGAGGacgcgatggcggcggcggagcggaccCCCTTCTACCTCTACAGCAGGCCTCAGGTCGTGCGGAACTTCACCGCCTACCGGGACGCCCTCGAGGGGCTCCGCTCGGTTGTGGGCTACGCCGTCAAGGCCAACAACAACCTCCGCGTGCTGCAGCTCCTGCGCGATCTCGGCTGCGGCGCCGTCCTCGTCAGCGGGAACGAGCTCCGCCTTGCCCTCCGGGCAGGATTCGACCCCACCAGGTTCCTCGTTGTTCccatctccctctcttttctttacATAAATTTCGGATGTATCGGAATACAATGAATCAATGACTTGCTGGTGGATGACAGTCCTTTTTGACTATTCACTGTGCTATTCTTTCTTCatgttaattataaaacatgcTCTTAGTGGCTTTATGGTGATGGTCTGATTGCATTGTCAAGAACATAGAAGTGGTGTAGTTGGACTGGAAGAATGTAGTATCAACGTAGCTCATTAATatgctacattttttttaaaattcttttccATATTATGATGATAGTGAATTCAACTAAATTtgcttacatttttttttgataacaTTGTGCTTACACCAGCATTACAATTTTATAACCAAAATGAAGCAATTTTGAACCAAACTCAGTTGACTCAAGGAGCATAACTACTTTGCAGGGGAGATTCTGATGTATGAAAATGAGATCTTCATATTTTAGAGAACATGTGATGTGATGATTGATAATAAAATCTTAGCATACCTGAAAAGTTTTCATGTTATAGATAACATTTCTCAATACTTCAATTGGTGTCAATTGTATCAactaacttattttattatttatttttgcgaTCAGGTGTATATTTAATGGAAATGGGAAAACATTGGAGGATCTTGTTTTAGCTGCAGAGAGTGGTGTGTTTGTAAATGTAGACAGTGAATTTGATTTGGAGAATATTGTCACTGCTGCGAGAGTTGCTGGAAAGAAAGTCCCTGTTTTGCTCAGGATAAATCCAGATGTGGACCCACAGGTAATTTTCTACTCCTACCTCAAGATACGTGATATGGCTATATTGGTATGCTATTGCATTATTTGTCATATACAATGAGTGATATGGCTATATTGGAGTTGTCTAGCCCTTTTGTTTTccactttgtttttttggggTGCACATTACTTCttttgtattaattaattgaatatTATGTGCAAAGAGTGCTCTTTGTTCCTCCATAGTTATCTGTTGCATGATGGGAGTGATGCAGCTGCTTTAAGATTGCAGGAAagtatatttgtttcaaagaGGCATGTAGATTGAGTTGGAAACAAGATTTCTTCAGTTGATGATCAAATTTCATATTGTTTTTTGCCTTACAAGCTTGCCTATTTTTGTCAATAGGTCCATCCTTATGTTGCCACTGGAAATAAAACTTCCAAATTTGGTATTCGTAATGAGAAACTACAATGGTTCTTAGACTCTATCAAGTCATACTCAAATGATATCAAACTGGTGGGTGTTCATTGTCATCTGGGATCTACCATTACAAAGGTAAACACATTATGCTGTTCTGTTTTTTGGTAATAATTATTAGGAGATTAGAGTTGTAGGTATTATTTTTGTGAGCTTGTTCATGGTGGTGTTTTGTACCTCGACATATTGTGCTCAACAAACACTTTGTCATGCAAGCAActcaccttttcttttcaccaCAAAGAAAGTGTAAAtcccataaaaaatagttatgcaGTGGTTTTCCACTACCATTTTTGCAACATGTATTATGAATCTCAGTTCCACCATGTCCTGTTACACTCCTATTAGCTGATATGGATGGCCCCACTAGTTAGAGCCTTGAAACAGATGTTCCAGGATCCTAAGATCACATTGCCTCTGTGACCTGGCACCATAGTAGATAAAACGGGACTTGGCTAGTGGTTAAACCGGAAAAACCTGGAACCAACCAGCACCTCTAACGACTTGGTTTCCTTTTAGGACCGTTCCCACAGTTGACCTGGGATGAACTGCTCGAACCATACAGTTATTTTCATAAACTGGTGAACCGATGAAAGCCGAGCTGGACGGCTTATTGTGTGTACACCAGAACTTGGGCCGCATTAAAGCCCATATAATCCAAACTGTAGTTTGAAGGTCCATTCTTCCAAATTAAATGGAAAAACTCATGACAGAAGTGGGGATTGATCCCTGGTGGCTGTGGTAGGAGCTTTATGCACCCACCAACTTGACTGTTGGCTGCTTGTGAAGCAGTAGGAACGTGAAGTGTAGTAAAGGTCTTTGACCCGCGGTTGAACCGAGTGTTATCAAGTCGTCtgactaatcatgattagtcaGCCTGATCAGTCCTAGTAGCTCGATTATGCACCTCGAGGTGATTAGCTCGATCAGAGAACTAGTCATTCGACTAATCACCAATTAATCATGATAAGTTGTCCAATCAGGCTATGGACGACTGGTTTGGTATAGTCACTTTGGGTCTTTGAGGCTGAAGGGGAGCCACACCAAGTGTGGCCCTTGGTATGGGGGTTGTGGAGTTGACCCATTAGGTTATAGTAATAGTTGTTACAGTAGTTATTGTAGTGGCCCACATACTGTATAtatttcctctcctctcttctgcCGCCACATGCCCATGAAACAAGAGAACCAACTTCCTCCCATCCCAGACCACCGTTTCACCGCTTCGTGAGGCTTCCTTCACAGCGTCTCCACCTGCGAGGCTTCCTCTACAATTGCCACTGTGATGTGGACTAGGGTTCCCGATCTTCCAAAAGGTTCTGATAAACGGTCGATTTGGGCGGAGTCGCGACACACGTCGATCCAACTTCTTGAGCCCCGCAATCGCAGCACCGTCTCCTCTGGTTACCACCGGGCCGGAACACAGATTGCCTCGCCAAGAAGGCTAATTCCTGTTTGTGAATTGAAGagcacaaacaagaacaagaaagaaagcaaccaaaattgcagatgaatgattaagctCACGAGTTAGGGTCTTACAAACCGATCTAGCAGGGAAACTGTTCTTGACAAAaataatctaagcaaaacccAACCCTAACCTAGGCGACAGCTACTGATATAATCTTAGAGTCATGCAAGACCCCTGGACGCGTCCCTATTAGGACTCAGACACGATACATGGCCCAAAAGGCCCAAAGACGTTGACGCAGCACCAGAATAGATTCTAGACGCTAAATTGTTTTGGTTGATTCCCGTTGACTTGTAATGAATTTGGATGTGGGACCAGATCCATTGGAAAGGTTATCTTCTTAGCTTTCCATCCATATAAAGAACACCCCAATCAGAGCACTTATGTGACCTGG is part of the Oryza brachyantha chromosome 2, ObraRS2, whole genome shotgun sequence genome and encodes:
- the LOC121053577 gene encoding probable diaminopimelate decarboxylase, chloroplastic encodes the protein MAAANLLSRALLPSLNPNPTARHNRAGPSAVPLRRRHGLTASARASLSTAAPAAVAADGKRCFQRGADGHLCCEGVRVEDAMAAAERTPFYLYSRPQVVRNFTAYRDALEGLRSVVGYAVKANNNLRVLQLLRDLGCGAVLVSGNELRLALRAGFDPTRCIFNGNGKTLEDLVLAAESGVFVNVDSEFDLENIVTAARVAGKKVPVLLRINPDVDPQVHPYVATGNKTSKFGIRNEKLQWFLDSIKSYSNDIKLVGVHCHLGSTITKVDIFRDAAVLMVNYVDEIRAQGFELEYLNIGGGLGIDYHHTDAVLPTPMDLINTVRELVLSRDLTLIIEPGRSLIANTCCFVNRVTGVKSNGTKNFIVVDGSMAELIRPSLYGAYQHIELVSPPSPDAEVATFDIVGPVCESADFLGKDRELPTPDKGAGLVVHDAGAYCMSMASTYNLKLRPPEYWVEDDGSIAKIRHGETFDDYLKFFDNLSA